One window of the Eucalyptus grandis isolate ANBG69807.140 chromosome 6, ASM1654582v1, whole genome shotgun sequence genome contains the following:
- the LOC104449136 gene encoding cytochrome P450 71D11, which translates to MEFRVFAFASIVSFCIFILRKLCDKSEMKGLPKLPPGPRKLPLIGNLHQLLGSPLLRALRDLAKKHGPLMHLQLGEVPHVIVSSAEMAKEVMKTHDLTFAMRPPLLASEVMSYGSTSIAFAPYGEYWRQIRKISTLELLSAKRVQSFRHIREEETLNLVKWVASNAGSPINLTQKLFSTNYGATSIAAFGKKFKEQEEFISVVTKANKLAAGFEVGDAFPSSKWLHVISRMKPRLEKLHRQADRMMNNVIREKREERAKRRDDETRHDDLIDVLLRFADPGGPEFSLTTDNIKAVILDIFVAGGETSATQVDWALAEMMKNPRILKKAQAEVREVFDRRGKADETGLPELEYLKLVIKECLRMHPSIPLLLRECRERFEINGYEIPVKTKVVVNAWAIGRDPKYWDNPEAFYPERFKDSPVDYKGTSFEYIPFGAGRRMCPGMNFGIVNVELPLAMLLYHFDWELPEGMKREELDMGELLGVTQRRKRDLYLVPKPYQPTFTG; encoded by the exons ATGGAATTCCGAGTTTTTGCCTTTGCAAGCATAGTCTCCTTCTGCATCTTCATTTTACGAAAATTATGTGACAAATCTGAAATGAAAGGGCTTCCCAAGCTTCCTCCCGGTCCGAGGAAGCTCCCTCTTATAGGAAACTTGCACCAGCTTCTCGGGTCACCGCTTCTTCGTGCGTTGCGGGACTTGGCCAAGAAACACGGGCCGTTGATGCATTTGCAGCTTGGGGAAGTTCCTCACGTGATCGTTTCTTCGGCCGAGATGGCCAAAGAGGTGATGAAGACCCACGACCTTACTTTCGCAATGAGGCCGCCGCTTCTTGCTTCCGAAGTAATGTCATATGGATCCACCAGCATTGCATTCGCGCCTTACGGTGAATACTGGAggcaaattagaaaaatcagCACTTTGGAGCTCCTTAGTGCCAAGAGGGTCCAGTCTTTTAGGCATATAAGGGAAGAAGAGACTTTGAATCTCGTCAAATGGGTTGCTTCTAATGCGGGGTCTCCAATCAATCTTACTCAGAAACTATTCTCGACCAACTACGGAGCTACTTCGATTGCAGCTTTCGGGAAGAAATTCAAAGAGCAGGAGGAGTTCATCTCAGTAGTCACCAAAGCAAATAAATTGGCGGCTGGCTTTGAGGTTGGGGACGCGTTTCCCTCGTCAAAGTGGCTTCATGTGATTAGCAGGATGAAGCCACGATTGGAGAAGTTGCATCGGCAAGCAGACCGTATGATGAACAACGTCatcagagaaaaaagagaagagagggctAAGAGAAGAGATGATGAAACGAGACATGATGATTTGATCGATGTTCTCTTGAGGTTTGCCGATCCTGGTGGTCCTGAATTTTCCCTGACCACTGACAACATCAAAGCAGTAATACTG GACATTTTCGTTGCCGGGGGCGAAACTTCAGCCACGCAGGTTGATTGGGCATTGGCCGAGATGATGAAGAACCCGAGAATCCTCAAAAAGGCGCAGGCCGAGGTGAGAGAGGTCTTTGACAGGAGAGGCAAAGCAGATGAGACGGGGTTGCCTGAACTAGAGTATCTGAAGCTGGTAATAAAAGAGTGCCTGAGGATGCACCCTTCTATTCCCTTGCTGCTCAGGGAATGCAGAGAGAGGTTCGAGATAAACGGGTACGAGATCCCGGTCAAGACCAAAGTGGTCGTGAATGCGTGGGCGATCGGCAGAGACCCCAAGTACTGGGACAACCCTGAGGCCTTTTACCCGGAGAGGTTCAAGGACAGCCCAGTCGATTACAAAGGGACTAGCTTCGAGTACATACCATTCGGTGCAGGAAGGAGGATGTGTCCAGGGATGAACTTCGGGATTGTGAACGTGGAGCTTCCCCTCGCGATGTTGCTGTATCACTTCGACTGGGAGCTCCCTGAGGGAATGAAGAGAGAAGAGCTGGACATGGGCGAGTTGCTGGGCGTAACTCAGAGGAGGAAGCGGGATCTGTACCTGGTTCCCAAGCCCTATCAGCCTACCTTCACCGgttga